One region of Anaeromyxobacter paludicola genomic DNA includes:
- a CDS encoding cytochrome c3 family protein, with translation MRFRKSPAPATTARKPCAAPRRHAARSARPVGPALLAAAAATLLAAGLATAQGTPAPPARTSPPAAKPAAAPAPTPLTATPSVRSGVGTRATAGLTDNCAACHDYSARRLPHPATQKRACAGCHVPATGGKKRGRCQSQSVQAWQLAKPVQELCTECHGEVMKKASSLTVRHDVLNKGRCAQCHDPHGADQPVLLRASGKALCLRCHSNRSPPGTERRIDLSKRVVHRALEKNECQDCHDAGHGGKNAFLLKKNQPELCYGCHKRMDQGKAVHTAVRQGECLVCHDPHSSDHKGLLKKPRDQVCFACHEVEPLLTRPVKHAPVAEGKCLDCHDSHNAELPRVVLLPGKQLCLKCHDARSPKGKGTPSEKARIDFTKKVQHKSVVKGECQDCHVSGHSGDNLKLLRQPPADLCYKCHNRKDTQRYTHSALRVGDCAVCHLPHTTDNRALLSKPALKDVCFTCHQDDVTGRAAVHKPVGEGKCDECHNAHGAQNRNVLTRGEGKAACYSCHKVVDNVKVRHAALDRYGCAVCHDPHGAGQKFLLPKNVNALCISCHPDKPDGRHVTAMVPKGHVVGGPIDPRRPDHAFTCASCHNPHGSDSPRLFYVGDNAMESCDACHGDRTGKHPELKNVISRAKANQGSAGGGGPGGGAPGAGGPGAGGPGGGAPEPGAGSDLPGAGADAPGAGADMPGAGGGDEPGSGADMPGAGGGDEPGSGGSLP, from the coding sequence ATGCGCTTCAGGAAGAGTCCCGCGCCCGCCACGACCGCCCGCAAGCCATGCGCCGCCCCGCGTCGCCACGCCGCCCGGTCCGCGCGTCCGGTCGGCCCGGCGCTGCTCGCCGCGGCCGCGGCCACCCTGCTCGCGGCCGGGCTGGCCACCGCGCAGGGCACCCCCGCCCCCCCGGCCCGGACCTCGCCCCCCGCCGCCAAGCCGGCCGCGGCGCCCGCCCCCACCCCGCTCACGGCGACCCCGTCCGTGCGGTCCGGCGTCGGCACCCGCGCCACCGCCGGCCTCACCGACAACTGCGCCGCCTGCCACGACTACAGCGCCCGCCGGCTCCCCCACCCCGCCACCCAGAAGCGGGCCTGCGCCGGGTGCCACGTGCCGGCCACCGGCGGCAAGAAGCGCGGGCGCTGCCAGTCGCAGTCGGTCCAGGCCTGGCAGCTCGCGAAGCCGGTCCAGGAGCTCTGCACGGAGTGCCACGGCGAGGTGATGAAGAAGGCCTCGTCCCTGACCGTCCGTCACGACGTGCTCAACAAGGGCCGCTGCGCCCAGTGCCACGACCCGCACGGCGCCGATCAGCCGGTGCTGCTGCGCGCCAGCGGCAAGGCGCTCTGCCTGCGCTGCCACTCGAACCGGTCGCCCCCCGGCACCGAGCGCCGCATCGACCTCTCGAAGCGCGTCGTCCACCGCGCGCTCGAGAAGAACGAGTGCCAGGACTGCCACGACGCGGGGCACGGCGGGAAGAACGCCTTCCTCCTCAAGAAGAACCAGCCCGAGCTCTGCTACGGGTGTCACAAGCGCATGGACCAGGGCAAGGCGGTCCACACCGCCGTCCGCCAGGGCGAGTGCCTCGTCTGCCACGACCCGCACTCGAGCGACCACAAGGGGCTCCTCAAGAAGCCGCGCGACCAGGTCTGCTTCGCCTGTCACGAGGTCGAGCCGCTCCTGACCCGGCCGGTCAAGCACGCGCCGGTGGCCGAGGGCAAGTGCCTCGACTGCCACGACTCGCACAACGCCGAGCTGCCGCGCGTGGTGCTCCTCCCCGGCAAGCAGCTCTGCCTCAAGTGCCACGACGCCCGCTCGCCCAAGGGCAAGGGGACGCCGAGCGAGAAGGCGCGCATCGACTTCACGAAGAAGGTCCAGCACAAGTCGGTGGTGAAGGGCGAGTGCCAGGACTGCCACGTCTCGGGACACTCCGGCGACAACCTGAAGCTGCTGCGCCAGCCGCCCGCCGACCTCTGCTACAAGTGCCACAACCGCAAGGACACGCAGCGCTACACGCACAGCGCGCTGCGGGTCGGCGACTGCGCGGTGTGCCACCTGCCGCACACCACCGACAACCGCGCCCTCCTCTCCAAGCCGGCCCTGAAGGACGTCTGCTTCACCTGCCACCAGGACGACGTCACCGGCCGCGCCGCCGTCCACAAGCCGGTCGGCGAGGGCAAGTGCGACGAGTGCCACAACGCGCACGGGGCCCAGAACCGGAACGTGCTCACCCGCGGCGAGGGCAAGGCGGCCTGCTACTCGTGCCACAAGGTGGTGGACAACGTGAAGGTCCGCCACGCGGCGCTCGACCGCTACGGCTGCGCGGTCTGCCACGATCCGCACGGCGCCGGGCAGAAGTTCCTGCTCCCCAAGAACGTGAACGCGCTCTGCATCTCCTGCCACCCGGACAAGCCCGACGGCCGCCACGTCACGGCGATGGTGCCGAAGGGGCACGTGGTGGGCGGGCCCATCGACCCGCGGCGCCCCGACCACGCCTTCACCTGCGCCAGCTGCCACAACCCGCACGGCTCGGACAGCCCCCGCCTCTTCTACGTGGGCGACAACGCGATGGAGTCGTGCGACGCCTGCCACGGCGACCGCACCGGCAAGCACCCCGAGCTCAAGAACGTCATCTCGCGGGCCAAGGCGAACCAGGGCTCCGCCGGCGGCGGCGGCCCGGGCGGCGGCGCGCCGGGTGCCGGTGGACCCGGCGCCGGCGGCCCTGGCGGCGGCGCGCCCGAGCCGGGCGCCGGCTCCGACCTCCCGGGCGCGGGCGCCGACGCTCCTGGCGCGGGCGCCGACATGCCGGGCGCCGGCGGCGGCGACGAGCCGGGCTCCGGCGCCGACATGCCGGGCGCGGGCGGTGGCGACGAGCCGGGCTCCGGCGGCAGCCTGCCTTGA
- a CDS encoding sensor histidine kinase: protein MMPFLRQLWRSLASSLRARILLPTAVLFAVVLAAMVVAAVQVYGADMERGLHDRAEFFAGMITSGVTNVMLQGTPEQLPEMLAMVARHRADLETVSVIRGDGEVRVSSEGSLVGTRPWGDLRKISGISVFAAPGGNEGQYAVLQPIPNAEACAGCHGAESHVNGWLDLRFTRAPALQLKAKLGHTLAFSATVAFVVLLAIAWWLQGRESIAPLRRLVGAMRQAESGDLAVRADNGRPDELGVAARGFDAMLAALRRSQAELEAFYRERMVRADRFAAVGELATGLAHEIKNPLAGLSGALELLAEDLAASPRQAEMVGEMRHQVARLGHTMESLLSFARPPKARLRTTDVNATLEKVLFLIRQQRKAASIDVRPELGPGLPAVLADPNQLEQVFLNLCLNACQAMNGEGALTVRSFLSEERVTVEIADTGPGIPADLRPHLFKPFFTTKREGNGLGLAISARIVAEHGGNIGYRCPPGGGTVFAITLQQARPGQGPERATEHAA, encoded by the coding sequence ATGATGCCCTTCCTGCGACAGCTCTGGCGCAGCCTCGCCTCCAGCCTCCGGGCCCGGATCCTCCTCCCGACGGCGGTGCTCTTCGCCGTCGTGCTCGCGGCGATGGTGGTGGCGGCGGTGCAGGTCTACGGGGCCGACATGGAGCGGGGGCTGCACGACCGGGCCGAGTTCTTCGCCGGGATGATCACCAGCGGCGTCACCAACGTGATGCTGCAGGGCACGCCGGAGCAGCTGCCCGAGATGCTCGCCATGGTGGCGCGCCACCGGGCCGACCTCGAGACGGTGAGCGTCATCCGGGGCGACGGCGAGGTCCGGGTCTCTTCGGAGGGATCCCTCGTCGGCACCCGCCCCTGGGGCGACCTGCGCAAGATCTCCGGCATCTCGGTGTTCGCCGCCCCCGGCGGGAACGAGGGCCAGTACGCGGTGCTGCAGCCCATCCCCAACGCCGAGGCGTGCGCCGGCTGCCACGGCGCCGAGTCGCACGTGAACGGCTGGCTCGACCTGCGGTTCACGCGCGCGCCGGCCCTCCAGCTCAAGGCGAAGCTCGGCCACACGCTCGCGTTCAGCGCGACGGTGGCCTTCGTGGTGCTCCTCGCCATCGCCTGGTGGCTCCAGGGCCGCGAGTCGATCGCGCCCCTGCGGCGGCTGGTCGGGGCGATGCGCCAGGCGGAGTCGGGCGACCTCGCGGTGCGCGCGGACAACGGCCGCCCCGACGAGCTCGGGGTCGCGGCCCGGGGCTTCGACGCCATGCTGGCGGCCCTGCGCCGCAGCCAGGCCGAGCTCGAGGCGTTCTACCGGGAGCGCATGGTGCGCGCCGACCGCTTCGCGGCCGTGGGCGAGCTCGCGACCGGCCTCGCCCACGAGATCAAGAACCCGCTGGCGGGGCTCTCGGGCGCGCTCGAGCTCCTCGCCGAGGACCTCGCCGCCTCGCCGCGGCAGGCCGAGATGGTGGGCGAGATGCGCCACCAGGTGGCGCGGCTCGGCCACACCATGGAGAGCCTCCTCAGCTTCGCGCGGCCGCCGAAGGCGCGCCTGCGCACCACCGACGTGAACGCCACGCTCGAGAAGGTGCTCTTCCTCATCCGCCAGCAGCGCAAGGCGGCGTCCATCGACGTGCGCCCCGAGCTCGGGCCGGGGCTCCCGGCGGTGCTGGCCGATCCGAACCAGCTCGAGCAGGTCTTCCTCAACCTCTGCCTCAACGCGTGCCAGGCGATGAACGGGGAGGGCGCGCTCACCGTCCGCTCGTTCCTCTCCGAGGAGCGCGTCACGGTGGAGATCGCCGACACCGGCCCGGGCATCCCGGCCGACCTGCGCCCGCACCTCTTCAAGCCGTTCTTCACCACGAAGCGCGAGGGCAACGGGCTCGGGCTCGCCATCAGCGCGCGCATCGTGGCCGAGCACGGCGGCAACATCGGCTACCGCTGCCCACCGGGCGGCGGGACCGTCTTCGCCATCACCCTTCAGCAGGCGCGGCCAGGGCAGGGCCCGGAGCGCGCCACGGAGCACGCCGCATGA
- a CDS encoding sigma-54-dependent transcriptional regulator — MSSAAARILVVDDEKLIRWSVGERLQRDGYEVLSAESGEQALELVAANAPDVMLLDVRLPGIDGLTTLQRALALHPDVTVLMMSAHSTVDVAVEAMKHGATDFLVKPFPFQSLDAAVQRALATARTRRQIAALTSERRQSALDALVGRSAGMEQVRNMVTRLAASEATTVLIEGESGSGKEVVARSIHFESSRAERPFLQVNCAALPEHLLESELFGHERGAFTDAHAQKRGLFESAEGGTVMLDEIGDLPAGGQAKLLRLLENKTFRRVGGVHELRTDVRVVAATNVNLEERVQEGRFRADLFFRLNVVRIEVPPLREHPEDVPILAAHFIARFNQEMKRAVKGISSGAMEALAGYHWPGNVRELRNVVERAFILHASAEELRPEHLPPELRRVQPKKPEKLVPPVPDQGIVLEDVERKLISEAMERASGNQSKAARLLGISRDTLRYRLKKHGMA, encoded by the coding sequence ATGAGCAGCGCCGCCGCACGGATCCTGGTGGTGGACGACGAGAAGCTCATCCGCTGGTCGGTGGGCGAGCGGTTGCAGCGCGACGGGTACGAGGTGCTCTCGGCCGAGTCGGGCGAGCAGGCGCTGGAGCTCGTCGCGGCGAACGCGCCCGACGTGATGCTGCTCGACGTCCGCCTGCCGGGGATCGACGGGCTCACCACGCTCCAGCGCGCGCTGGCGCTGCACCCCGACGTCACGGTGCTCATGATGTCGGCCCACAGCACCGTGGACGTGGCGGTCGAGGCGATGAAGCACGGGGCCACCGACTTCCTCGTGAAGCCGTTCCCGTTCCAGTCGCTCGACGCCGCGGTGCAGCGGGCCCTCGCCACCGCCCGCACCCGCCGGCAGATCGCGGCGCTGACGAGCGAGCGGCGCCAGAGCGCGCTCGACGCCCTCGTCGGCCGGAGCGCGGGGATGGAGCAGGTGCGCAACATGGTGACGCGCCTCGCGGCCTCCGAGGCCACCACGGTGCTCATCGAGGGCGAGAGCGGGTCGGGCAAGGAGGTGGTGGCCCGCAGCATCCACTTCGAGTCCTCCCGCGCCGAGCGCCCCTTCCTCCAGGTGAACTGCGCCGCCCTGCCGGAGCACCTGCTCGAGAGCGAGCTCTTCGGCCACGAGCGCGGCGCCTTCACCGACGCGCACGCCCAGAAGCGCGGCCTGTTCGAGAGCGCCGAGGGCGGCACGGTGATGCTCGACGAGATCGGCGACCTGCCGGCGGGCGGGCAGGCGAAGCTGCTGCGGCTCCTCGAGAACAAGACCTTCCGCCGCGTGGGCGGCGTGCACGAGCTCCGGACCGACGTGCGCGTCGTCGCCGCCACCAACGTGAACCTGGAGGAGCGGGTGCAGGAGGGGCGGTTCCGCGCCGACCTGTTCTTCCGGCTCAACGTGGTGCGGATCGAGGTGCCGCCGCTGCGCGAGCACCCCGAGGACGTGCCCATCCTGGCCGCGCACTTCATCGCCCGCTTCAACCAGGAGATGAAGCGCGCGGTGAAGGGGATCTCGTCGGGCGCCATGGAGGCGCTCGCCGGGTACCACTGGCCCGGCAACGTGCGCGAGCTGCGCAACGTGGTCGAGCGGGCCTTCATCCTGCACGCCAGCGCCGAGGAGCTCCGCCCCGAGCACCTGCCGCCGGAGCTCCGCCGCGTCCAGCCCAAGAAGCCGGAGAAGCTCGTCCCGCCGGTCCCGGATCAGGGGATCGTGCTCGAGGACGTCGAGCGGAAGCTCATCTCGGAGGCGATGGAGCGCGCCAGCGGGAACCAGTCCAAGGCGGCCCGGCTGCTCGGCATCAGCCGCGACACCCTCCGGTACCGGCTGAAGAAGCACGGGATGGCGTGA
- a CDS encoding YfhO family protein: protein MTPRGCPSGLARVALALAALLGLAWAPVLLGGAWVQRDALRYMLPAWQVASRALAAGRWPEWMDGVGFGAAFAANPVHAVATPLGWLAAALPGPGGLAAWSVLHLLVAGLGAAAFAARLGAARLGALFAGASLALGGYAGSVLVNGLGPAIAWTPWVAWAAEGLAAAAGQEGPHRRRALAAASAWLAAALAFQLSTGEPLCALGAAYLAGVVLLARSPRRLEALGALAASGAAALLLAAVAVLPAAALLAGSSRLSERGAQAGSWALHPLRLVELVWPGALGDPAGQGWLARALAPAPGGGEPFWSLLLHAGAPALLLAAWAGRERRLRGLLAGSGLLLLLALGAHTPVWPAWRAVFLPEQLGRYAEKHVFGALVLWSALAGVGFTRCFEERRAGRGLRAGAWAAAAGLAAAALGLGALRPVAAGWVAARAQALALPLDAAGGVEAAVRGGLAGAAGAAAFAVALGLAARARLGGLAAGLAAAGALLPSVGLVRSAVLVAPRALVESRPAALAPIPASPGRPPPRLMRPEGFAMRTRVEDGADFARLFREALEPNVPASFGVAALPGFEPSESRRALRFWATVFPRMTWESLTRLCGVEWVYVQRPMSEATGLPAIAAGPDGWSLQRAPGVRPRAFVTPRWARAATEDEALSLLAADGREADPALVVLAGPGPLPPGGAEGPLVPCEAASPEPERVEVRCEAPRGGQLVLLDELADGWTAELDGRPAPIALADGLFRAVQVEPGRHRAVFRYRTPGLRLGAAISLAAWAAWGLALTRLRRRGRAAPG from the coding sequence GTGACGCCGCGCGGGTGCCCGTCCGGCCTCGCTCGCGTCGCGCTCGCCCTCGCCGCCCTGCTGGGCCTCGCCTGGGCGCCGGTGCTCCTCGGCGGCGCCTGGGTGCAGCGGGACGCGCTGCGCTACATGCTGCCGGCCTGGCAGGTGGCGTCGCGGGCGCTCGCGGCGGGCCGCTGGCCCGAGTGGATGGACGGGGTCGGCTTCGGGGCCGCCTTCGCCGCGAACCCGGTGCACGCCGTGGCGACGCCCCTCGGCTGGCTCGCCGCCGCGCTGCCCGGCCCGGGCGGGCTCGCGGCCTGGTCGGTCCTCCACCTCCTCGTGGCGGGGCTCGGCGCCGCCGCCTTCGCGGCCCGGCTCGGGGCCGCGCGCCTGGGCGCGCTCTTCGCCGGGGCCAGCCTCGCGCTCGGAGGGTACGCCGGCTCGGTGCTGGTGAACGGGCTCGGCCCCGCCATCGCCTGGACGCCCTGGGTGGCCTGGGCGGCGGAGGGGCTCGCCGCAGCCGCCGGGCAGGAAGGGCCGCACCGGCGCCGCGCGCTCGCCGCCGCCTCCGCCTGGCTCGCGGCGGCCCTCGCCTTCCAGCTCTCCACCGGCGAGCCGCTCTGCGCCCTCGGCGCGGCCTACCTCGCCGGCGTCGTGCTCCTCGCGCGGAGCCCGCGCCGGCTCGAAGCGCTCGGGGCCCTGGCGGCCTCGGGCGCCGCGGCCCTCCTCCTGGCGGCCGTCGCGGTGCTCCCGGCCGCCGCGCTGCTCGCCGGGAGCTCCCGCCTCTCGGAGCGGGGCGCGCAGGCCGGCAGCTGGGCGCTGCACCCGCTGCGGCTCGTCGAGCTCGTCTGGCCGGGCGCGCTCGGGGATCCGGCGGGGCAGGGGTGGCTGGCGCGCGCGCTCGCGCCGGCCCCGGGCGGCGGCGAGCCCTTCTGGTCCCTCCTGCTCCACGCCGGCGCGCCGGCGCTGCTGCTCGCGGCCTGGGCCGGACGGGAGCGGCGGCTGCGCGGCCTCCTCGCCGGGTCCGGCCTGCTCCTGCTGCTCGCGCTCGGCGCCCACACACCCGTCTGGCCGGCCTGGCGCGCCGTCTTCCTCCCCGAGCAGCTGGGGCGCTACGCGGAGAAGCACGTCTTCGGCGCGCTCGTCCTCTGGTCGGCGCTCGCGGGAGTCGGGTTCACCCGCTGCTTCGAGGAGCGCCGCGCCGGGAGAGGGCTGCGCGCCGGCGCGTGGGCGGCCGCCGCGGGGCTCGCCGCGGCCGCGCTCGGCCTGGGCGCGCTCCGGCCGGTCGCCGCCGGCTGGGTGGCGGCCCGGGCGCAGGCGCTGGCGCTCCCGCTCGACGCCGCCGGCGGGGTCGAGGCCGCGGTCCGGGGCGGGCTCGCCGGCGCCGCGGGCGCGGCGGCGTTCGCGGTGGCGCTGGGGCTCGCAGCCCGGGCGCGCCTGGGCGGCCTCGCGGCGGGGCTCGCCGCGGCCGGGGCGCTCCTCCCGTCGGTGGGGCTCGTCCGGTCGGCCGTGCTGGTCGCGCCGCGCGCCCTCGTGGAGAGCCGGCCGGCGGCCCTCGCCCCGATCCCGGCGAGCCCCGGCCGGCCGCCGCCCCGGCTCATGCGGCCGGAGGGGTTCGCGATGCGCACCCGCGTCGAGGACGGCGCCGACTTCGCGCGCCTCTTCCGCGAGGCGCTCGAGCCGAACGTGCCCGCCAGCTTCGGGGTGGCGGCGCTCCCGGGGTTCGAGCCCTCGGAGAGCCGGCGCGCCCTGCGCTTCTGGGCGACCGTCTTCCCGCGGATGACCTGGGAGTCGCTGACGCGGCTCTGCGGCGTCGAGTGGGTCTACGTCCAGCGGCCCATGTCGGAGGCGACGGGGCTCCCCGCGATCGCCGCCGGACCGGACGGCTGGAGCCTGCAGCGGGCGCCGGGGGTGCGGCCCCGGGCCTTCGTGACGCCGCGCTGGGCGCGGGCCGCGACCGAGGACGAGGCGCTCTCGCTGCTGGCGGCGGACGGGCGGGAGGCGGACCCGGCGCTGGTGGTGCTCGCCGGGCCGGGACCGCTGCCGCCCGGCGGCGCGGAGGGGCCGCTCGTGCCGTGCGAGGCGGCGAGCCCGGAGCCGGAGCGGGTGGAGGTGCGCTGCGAGGCCCCGCGGGGCGGCCAGCTGGTGCTCCTCGACGAGCTCGCCGACGGGTGGACCGCCGAGCTCGACGGCCGCCCGGCCCCGATCGCGCTCGCGGACGGGCTCTTCCGGGCGGTGCAGGTCGAGCCCGGCCGGCACCGGGCGGTGTTCCGGTACCGCACGCCGGGGCTGCGGCTCGGGGCCGCGATCTCGCTCGCGGCCTGGGCGGCCTGGGGGCTGGCGCTGACGCGGCTGCGCCGGAGGGGGCGCGCCGCGCCGGGCTAG
- the rpoH gene encoding RNA polymerase sigma factor RpoH, producing MKRTTQNGITSLDLYLAEINQFPLLSAEEEQALAREYQRKGDSRAAHRLVTANLRFVVKVAHEYRSYGFRMPDLVQEGNIGLMKAVQKFDPAKGIRLISYAVWWIRAYIQNYILKSWSLVKLGTTQAQRKLFFSLARTRRELDRHSVEQGEGSDGRDADKVARKLHVKTGEVHEMEQRMDGRDVSLDAPLGEDGTQTHVDFVASKGPQQDDELSGAQEQEIVSGRVAAALARLDERERFIIEQRVMCDRPLTLKELGEHFGFSRERARQLEIRAKEKLREELQTLAAEIDWPTDGKPVEIDDRAAA from the coding sequence ATGAAGCGTACCACCCAGAACGGCATCACCTCCCTCGATCTCTACCTGGCCGAGATCAACCAGTTCCCGCTGCTCTCGGCCGAGGAGGAGCAGGCGCTCGCGCGCGAGTACCAGCGCAAGGGAGACAGCCGCGCGGCCCACCGGCTCGTCACCGCCAACCTGCGCTTCGTGGTGAAGGTGGCGCACGAGTACCGCTCCTACGGCTTCCGCATGCCCGACCTGGTCCAGGAGGGCAACATCGGTCTCATGAAGGCGGTGCAGAAGTTCGATCCGGCCAAGGGGATCCGGCTCATCAGCTACGCGGTCTGGTGGATCCGCGCCTACATCCAGAACTACATCCTCAAGTCCTGGTCGCTCGTGAAGCTCGGCACCACCCAGGCGCAGCGAAAGCTGTTCTTCTCGCTCGCCCGCACCCGCCGCGAGCTCGACCGCCACAGCGTCGAGCAGGGCGAAGGGTCGGACGGCCGCGACGCCGACAAGGTCGCCCGCAAGCTGCACGTGAAGACGGGCGAGGTGCACGAGATGGAGCAGCGGATGGACGGGCGCGACGTGTCGCTCGACGCTCCGCTCGGCGAGGACGGCACGCAGACGCACGTGGACTTCGTGGCCAGCAAGGGCCCCCAGCAGGACGACGAGCTCTCCGGCGCGCAGGAGCAGGAGATCGTCTCCGGCCGCGTCGCCGCGGCCCTGGCGCGGCTCGACGAGCGCGAGCGGTTCATCATCGAGCAGCGCGTCATGTGCGACCGCCCGCTCACGCTCAAGGAGCTGGGCGAGCACTTCGGCTTCTCCCGCGAGCGCGCCCGCCAGCTGGAGATCCGCGCCAAGGAGAAGCTGCGCGAGGAGCTGCAGACGCTGGCCGCCGAGATCGACTGGCCCACCGACGGCAAGCCGGTCGAGATCGACGACCGCGCGGCCGCCTAG
- a CDS encoding sensor histidine kinase yields the protein MSQRDAFEAAPAQHLEPEPDGEAERRLQLRGSQLGFVAHEMRNPLSTALWSAELLAKLTPEDRGGARGEKLAGMCLRSLNRLRHLVEDHFLSERLAVGGLAVRLDPVPLLELVEAVAARSPGAPPEVRVAADLAAWADRGLLERAVDGILSAVTREGATAKVEGASGDGTSSLRFSGAPVPGEALEEPHKGSPSDPTGRALALVMSKRAVAAMGGRLALDQGALLLELPSRDLPAEIDRQEGH from the coding sequence GTGTCCCAGCGAGACGCATTCGAGGCTGCCCCCGCGCAGCACCTCGAACCAGAACCGGACGGTGAGGCAGAGCGGCGGCTGCAGCTGCGCGGCAGCCAGCTCGGCTTCGTGGCGCACGAGATGCGCAACCCGCTCTCCACCGCGCTCTGGAGCGCGGAGCTCCTCGCCAAGCTGACGCCCGAGGACCGCGGCGGCGCGCGCGGGGAGAAGCTCGCCGGCATGTGCCTGCGCTCGCTCAACCGGCTCAGGCACCTCGTCGAGGACCACTTCCTGTCCGAGCGGCTCGCCGTCGGCGGGCTCGCCGTGCGGCTCGACCCGGTGCCGCTCCTGGAGCTGGTCGAGGCGGTCGCCGCGCGCTCCCCGGGCGCGCCGCCGGAGGTGCGGGTGGCGGCCGACCTCGCCGCCTGGGCCGACCGCGGCCTGCTCGAGCGGGCGGTGGACGGCATCCTGTCGGCCGTGACCCGCGAGGGCGCGACCGCGAAGGTGGAGGGGGCGTCCGGCGACGGCACCTCCTCGCTGCGCTTCTCCGGCGCCCCGGTACCCGGGGAGGCGCTGGAGGAGCCGCACAAGGGCTCTCCCTCGGATCCGACGGGGCGGGCGCTGGCGCTGGTGATGTCGAAGCGGGCGGTGGCGGCCATGGGGGGACGCCTCGCCCTGGATCAGGGAGCGCTGCTGCTCGAGCTCCCGTCACGAGACCTGCCGGCGGAGATCGACCGGCAGGAGGGACACTGA
- a CDS encoding response regulator, producing the protein MRSRVLVVDDDPDILDAICDILDAEGYDVARARHGAEALEQVMRRRPDLILLDLMMPVMDGPTFARELRSRRLDGIPIIVISAEGNPARAASVQARRYLAKPFDIEVLLAQVADLVHGAGADAASP; encoded by the coding sequence ATGCGCTCGCGCGTCCTCGTCGTCGACGACGACCCCGACATCCTCGACGCCATCTGCGACATCCTCGACGCCGAGGGGTACGACGTCGCGCGGGCGCGCCACGGCGCGGAGGCGCTCGAGCAGGTGATGCGCCGCCGGCCCGACCTCATCCTGCTCGACCTGATGATGCCGGTCATGGACGGGCCCACCTTCGCGCGGGAGCTGCGGAGCCGCCGCCTCGACGGCATCCCCATCATCGTCATCTCCGCCGAGGGGAACCCGGCGCGGGCGGCGAGCGTCCAGGCGAGGCGCTACCTCGCGAAGCCCTTCGACATCGAGGTCCTGCTCGCCCAGGTGGCCGACCTGGTGCACGGCGCGGGGGCCGACGCCGCGTCGCCCTGA
- the rplC gene encoding 50S ribosomal protein L3, whose product MATGLLAKKVGMTQIFDANGDCIPVTVLSCGPCTVVRRKTKEQDGYDAVVLGYDAVDEKHAHRLTKAEVGVFKKAGTPIFRHVKEVRVKDAKLLGELKAGDVLTVDKVFKIAQRIDVSGLTKGRGFAGVFKKWGMKGAARDSSTAHEHHRHIGAIGQRKTPGKVWKGKHMPGHYGVDMVTVQNLTVTGVEAEGNLLLVKGAVPGHNDAVLFVDTAAKGQPRVKKKQEERARAKPKV is encoded by the coding sequence ATGGCGACCGGTCTTCTGGCCAAAAAAGTAGGCATGACGCAGATCTTCGACGCGAACGGAGACTGCATCCCCGTGACGGTGCTCTCCTGCGGTCCCTGCACCGTCGTCCGCCGCAAGACGAAGGAGCAGGACGGCTACGACGCCGTCGTCCTCGGCTACGACGCGGTGGACGAGAAGCACGCGCACCGGCTCACCAAGGCCGAGGTCGGCGTGTTCAAGAAGGCCGGCACCCCGATCTTCCGCCACGTGAAGGAGGTCCGCGTCAAGGACGCGAAGCTCCTCGGCGAGCTCAAGGCGGGCGACGTCCTCACGGTGGACAAGGTCTTCAAGATCGCCCAGCGCATCGACGTCTCCGGCCTGACCAAGGGCCGCGGCTTCGCCGGCGTCTTCAAGAAGTGGGGCATGAAGGGCGCCGCGCGCGACTCCTCCACCGCCCACGAGCACCACCGCCACATCGGCGCGATCGGTCAGCGCAAGACGCCGGGCAAGGTCTGGAAGGGCAAGCACATGCCCGGCCACTACGGCGTGGACATGGTCACCGTGCAGAACCTGACCGTCACCGGCGTCGAGGCCGAGGGCAACCTCCTCCTCGTCAAGGGCGCGGTCCCGGGCCACAACGACGCGGTGCTGTTCGTCGACACCGCCGCCAAGGGCCAGCCGCGGGTGAAGAAGAAGCAGGAAGAGCGCGCTCGCGCCAAGCCGAAGGTCTAG